The following are from one region of the Trichoderma breve strain T069 chromosome 5, whole genome shotgun sequence genome:
- a CDS encoding ribosomal protein l24e domain-containing protein → MRIEDCSFCGRPAYPSKGITFVRNDGKSFRFCRSKCNRNYKMKRNPRKLKWTKAYRRNAGKEMTVDSTLQFAQRRNEPVRYDRDLATKTMAAIKRVSEIRARRERVFYKKRMAGKREKELAIARKLVAENEHLLPRLRGSEKKRLAELAAQGADVAAEEELLSTRKNKIKAFGGEQRRIKVRVDGGVEEEVETFRDEEEDDDDDDDVDMED, encoded by the exons ATGCG GATTGAGGACTGCAGCTTTTGTGGCCGTCCGGCCTACCCTTCCAAGGGTATTACCTTTGTCAGAAACGATG GCAAATCATTCAGATTCTGCAGATCAAAATGCAACCGCAACTACAAGATGAAGCGCAACCCCCGCAAGCTCAAGTGGACAAAGGCCTACCGCCGCAACGCCGGCAAGGAGATGACGGTCGACAGCACCCTGCAGTTCGCCCAGCGCCGCAACGAGCCCGTCCGCTACGACCGCGACCTGGCCACCAAGACCATGGCCGCCATCAAGCGCGTCAGCGAGATCCGCGCCCGCCGCGAGCGCGTCTTCTACAAGAAGCGCATGGCCGGCAAGCGCgagaaggagctggccaTTGCCCGCAAGCTGGTCGCCGAGAACGAGCACTTGCTGCCCCGCCTCCGCggaagcgagaagaagaggctggcCGAGCTGGCGGCCCAGGGTGCCGATGTtgctgccgaggaggagctgctgtcTACACGCAAgaacaagatcaaggcgTTTGGTGGCGAGCAGAGGAGGATCAAGGTCCGGGTGGACGGAGGcgtggaggaagaggtggagACTTTCCgggacgaggaagaggacgacgacgacgacgacgatgtcgacATGGAGGACTGA
- a CDS encoding pre-mRNA 3'-end-processing endonuclease polyadenylation factor c-term domain-containing protein, whose amino-acid sequence MASKRKASAMNATATDEPVDPSDELMFLCLGGGNEVGRSCHIIQYKGKTVMLDAGQHPAYDGLAALPFYDDFDLSTVDVLLISHFHIDHAASLPYVLSKTNFRGRVFMTHPTKAIYKWLIQDSVRVGNTASNSATQLYTEQDHLNTFPQIEAIDYHTTHTISSIRITPYPAGHVLGAAMFLIEIAGLNIFFTGDYSREQDRHLVSAEVPKGLKIDVLITESTYGIASHVPRLEREQALMKSITGILNRGGRALLPVFALGRAQELLLILDEYWGKHPEFQRFPIYYASNLARKCMVIYQTYVGAMNDNIKRLFRERMAEAEASGDAAGKNGPWDFKYIRSLKNLDRFDDVGGCVMLASPGMLQNGVSRELFERWAPSEKNGVIITGYSVEGTMARQIMQEPDQIQAVMSRSIAGARRGPGADSEKVLIPRRCSVQEYSFAAHVDGVENREFIEEVAAPVVILVHGEQHNMMRLKSKLLSLNASKTTKVKVYSPRNCEELRIPFKADKTAKVVGKLASIPPPKDVDASAPLVTGVLVQNDFKLSLMAPEDLREYAGLNTTTITCKQRLTLSAAGVDLVRWALEGTFGAVEELPEMRRVKNGKLDGEDEKMAEDADEEVANLVAAYLVMGCVSVRYRTNGEVELEWEGNMLNDGIADSVMAVLFSVESSPAAVKRSSNGKHSHSHSHGESDDKLLYAAQPDSKNPHAHVSPADRLERLMWFLEAQFGADNVAPVEDPKLPPLPAAAISPKEEKKEEDDDEDSKEGLKEENANGEDVKSEAMDVDEDAAKQQLQERQHKEIARLHKIGIPVPGISIKVDKMTATVWLEDLEVECNNKVFADRVRAVVERAVEVTAPLWG is encoded by the exons ATGGCATCCAAGCGGAAGGCGTCCGCAATGAATGCGACCGCGACGGACGAGCCAGTCGATCCCTCAGATGAGCTCATGTTTCTCTGTCTCGGCGGTGGCAACGAAGTCGGACGGTCGTGTCACATTATTCAATACAAGGGCAAGACGGTTATG CTCGATGCTGGCCAACACCCAGCCTACGATGGCCTCGCCGCGCTTCCGTTCTACGACGACTTTGACCTCAGCACCGTAGACGTGCTCCTCATCAGCCA TTTCCACATTGACCATGCGGCGTCTTTGCCATATGTCCTAAGCAAGACCAACTTTCGCGGCCGTGTCTTCATGACACACCCGACCAAGGCCATTTACAAGTGGCTGATCCAAGACAGCGTTCGAGTTGGAAACACGGCATCAAACTCGGCGACCCAGCTCTACACGGAGCAGGATCATCTCAACACGTTCCCACAGATCGAAGCGATTGACTATCACACTACTCAcaccatctcgtccatccGCATCACTCCTTATCCAGCCGGCCATGTCCTAGGAGCGGCCATGTTCCTCATCGAAATTGCCGGtctcaacatcttcttcactggTGATTACTCCCGTGAGCAGGATCGCCATCTTGTTTCAGCAGAGGTCCCCAAGGGCCTCAAGATTGACGTCCTCATCACCGAGTCAACATACGGCATAGCATCACACGTGCCACGACTTGAACGAGAGCAGGCCCTCATGAAATCCATCACGGGAATCCTCAACCGAGGTGGCCGAGCGCTGCTGCCTGTCTTTGCCCTTGGGCGAGCCCAGGAGCTTCTCCTGATCCTGGACGAGTACTGGGGCAAACATCCGGAGTTCCAGAGGTTTCCCATCTACTACGCCAGTAACCTTGCCCGAAAGTGTATGGTCATCTACCAGACATATGTCGGAGCTATGAATGACAACATCAAGCGACTGTTTCGAGAGCGTAtggccgaggccgaagccAGCGGCGACGCAGCGGGCAAGAATGGACCCTGGGATTTCAAGTATATCCGTTCCCTCAAGAACCTTGACCGTTTCGACGATGTCGGGGGCTGCGTCATGCTTGCCAGTCCGGGTATGCTTCAGAACGGAGTGAGCAGAGAGCTCTTTGAGCGCTGGGCGCCCAGCGAAAAGAAcggcgtcatcatcactggtTACAGTGTCGAAGGCACCATGGCCCGGCAGATCATGCAGGAACCTGATCAGATCCAGGCCGTCATGTCTCGCAGCATCGCCGGCGCTCGTCGAGGCCCGGGAGCTGATTCGGAAAAAGTGCTCATTCCCCGGCGTTGCAGCGTTCAGGAGTACTCTTTCGCAGCTCACGTTGATGGTGTCGAGAATAGAGAGTTTATCGAGGAGGTTGCGGCCCCTGTTGTT ATCCTGGTCCACGGTGAGCAGCACAACATGATGCGTCTCAAATCAAAGCTCCTCTCCCTCAACGCCAGCAAAACCACAAAAGTCAAAGTCTACTCGCCTCGCAACTGCGAAGAACTCCGCATCCCCTTCAAAGCCGACAAGACCGCCAAAGTCGTCGGCAAGCTCGCCTCCATCCCTCCACCAAAGGACGTCGACGCCTCCGCGCCGCTCGTCACCGGCGTGCTCGTCCAGAACGACTTTAAGCTCTCCCTCATGGCACCAGAGGACTTGCGCGAGTATGCTGGGCTCAACACCACGACTATTACGTGTAAGCAGCGTTTGACTCTGAGTGCTGCCGGGGTAGATCTCGTGCGCTGGGCTCTGGAGGGCACGTTTGGAGCTGTGGAGGAACTTCCAGAGATGCGCCGCGTCAAAAATGGAAAGCTggatggcgaagatgagaagatggccgaagacgcagatgaagaagtcgCCAACCTGGTGGCAGCCTATCTAGTCATGGGCTGCGTCTCAGTGCGATATCGCACCAACGGCGAGGTCGAGCTGGAGTGGGAGGGCAACATGCTCAACGACGGCATCGCCGACTCCGTCATGGCGGTGCTGTTTTCCGTCGAGAGCTCGCCCGCCGCCGTCAAGCGCTCTTCCAACGGCAAGCACTCTCACTCGCACTCCCACGGCGAGTCTGATGACAAGCTGCTCTACGCCGCTCAGCCCGACAGCAAGAACCCGCACGCTCACGTCTCCCCCGCCGACCGTCTCGAGCGCCTCATGTGGTTCCTAGAAGCCCAATTCGGCGCCGACAACGTCGCTCCCGTCGAAGACCCCAAGCTGCCACCCCtccccgccgccgccatctcccccaaagaggaaaagaaagaagaagacgacgatgaagacagCAAAGAGGgactgaaagaagaaaacgccAACGGCGAAGACGTCAAATCCGAAGCCATGGATGTCGACGAGGACGctgccaagcagcagctgcaagagcGCCAGCACAAGGAAATCGCGCGCCTCCACAAGATCGGCATCCCAGTCCCGGGAATCTCGATCAAAGTGGACaagatgacggcgacggtCTGGCTGGAGGATCTCGAGGTGGAGTGCAACAACAAGGTGTTTGCGGACAGAGTGCGCGCTGTGGTTGAGCGAGCAGTCGAAGTCACCGCTCCGCTGTGGGGATAA
- a CDS encoding transcription initiation factor TFIID component TAF4 family domain-containing protein — MAQPQPSPQIPPRAFSPPQPSPSPATSHSGFALPPNKRVRTDGPGSQPGSPYAASPYTMSPVPVATPPTAAGSPTYPQAPTPPVQAGYAMQYTNGHPPPPQGLSLPTASPTVSTPVMHTPQQAPAQGQMPMQIPMPTPMQVPTPGQTPGIMGPPQKPAERPTKDYEYDVTDSLAGTGIDLRAEEQYMADLYSNALEGTPEARTGFAHYAPGSKSSFYGAGPANQPAQPTDLAQKQYTAQAAEQAWQESTMRLAVQRTQEINDPFLLVALLHRRAEKIAREHHLGLNLELKNNVPSMGKMKLPENFAAPKVTVKTSTGPDGTLVETSGSFIPHDAFLVDQLALMSIATKQRVRELVEDANVVARTRQKTSHGDIPPEWAAAAAPMNAEPLEPIVEKDGDANGAVAGTGAGTEAGQGTSSLKRPADTNDTAVKQPPAKLPKIASYATLTMRDLARQEREWEEARLRRRQMRKEGLGDSAASASRAGSVAPGTPGSVAPESEKAMTKKELKKTQAMKAAEASSHANQNITSSMFAGLGGKGSLFGKKKSGKTYDWMNVGRGGSGASTPTRAAPGPGKGPNGVPGAPSPGNMALTTEGRNRLGTWREDKEKGKNIQLRDWITVLERDGREAKALQHAYINLDNSNPK; from the exons ATGGCGCAACCACAACCTTCGCCCCAGATTCCGCCGCGGGCATTTTCGCCTCCCCAGCCAAGCCCATCTCCCGCGACATCACATTCGGGCTTCGCGCTGCCTCCCAACAAACGAGTACGAACCGACGGGCCTGGATCACAGCCTGGATCGCCTTACGCCGCCTCGCCTTACACAATGAGTCCAGTCCCCGTGGCCACTCCCCCCACTGCAGCCGGATCGCCAACGTATCCTCAAGCACCAACGCCACCTGTGCAGGCCGGATATGCCATGCAGTACACAAACGGCCatcctccgcctcctcaaGGACTGAGTCTTCCAACCGCCTCGCCAACAGTCTCCACGCCCGTCATGCACACTCCTCAGCAAGCGCCAGCGCAAGGACAGATGCCGATGCAAATCCCAATGCCAACACCAATGCAGGTGCCTACGCCAGGACAG ACTCCGGGGATCATGGGACCTCCCCAGAAACCAGCAGAGAGACCAACGAAAGACTACGAGTATGATGTGACGGATTCATTGGCTGGTACGGGAATCGACCTTCGCGCAGAAGAGCAGTACATGGCAGACCTCTATTCAAATGCTCTCGAGGGAACGCCTGAAGCCAGAACAGGATTCGCCCACTATGCACCGGGTTCCAAGTCCAGCTTCTACGGTGCCGGTCCCGCTAACCAGCCTGCCCAGCCTACCGACTTGGCACAGAAGCAGTATACTGCTCAGGCAGCTGAGCAGGCGTGGCAAGAATCAACAATGCGACTTGCTGTGCAGAGAACCCAGGAGATCAACgatccttttcttcttgtcgcaTTGCTGCATCGCCGAGCAGAGAAAATTGCTCGCGAGCATCATCTTGGTCTTAATTTAGAGCTCAAGAACAACGTCCCATCTATGGGAAAGATGAAGTTGCCTGAGAACTTTGCAGCACCCAAAGTAACAGTCAAGACAAGTACAGGTCCGGATGGCACCTTGGTGGAGACTAGCGGGTCCTTTATTCCGCATGACGCTTTTCTGGTCGATCAGCTTGCGCTGATGTCGATAGCAACGAAGCAGAGAGTACGTGAGTTGGTTGAGGACGCAAATGTGGTGGCGAGAACACGGCAGAAGACGTCTCATGGAGATATACCTCCGGAGTGggcagccgctgctgctccaatGAATGCAGAGCCATTAGAACCCATTGTGGAAAAGGACGGCGATGCGAACGGAGCTGTAGCTGGAACCGGTGCTGGTACTGAAGCCGGGCAGGGTACCAGTTCGTTGAAGC GTCCTGCCGACACAAATGACACGGCTGTCAAACAACCACCGGCGAAGTTGCCTAAGATCGCCTCTTACGCCACATTGACAATGAGAGATTTGGCTAGGCAAGAGCGTGAATGGGAAGAGGCTCGACTACGGAGACGGCAGATGCGTAAAGAAGGCTTGGGCGactcagcagcttcagcctcacgAGCAGGGAGCGTCGCACCCGGTACACCCGGGTCGGTAGCTCCAGAGTCAGAAAAGGcaatgacgaagaaggaATTGAAGAAGACACAGGCCATGAAGGCGGCTGAGGCTAGCAGTCATGCGAACCAGAACATCACGAGTAGCATGTTTGCGGGCTTAGGAGGCAAGGGAAgcctctttggcaagaagaagtcggGCAAGACGTATGACTGGATGAATGTtggccgaggaggaagcggTGCTAGTACCCCGACACGGGCTGCCCCAGGACCAGGCAAAGGCCCGAATGGCGTTCCCGGAGCTCCATCCCCTGGCAACATGGCATTGACGACTGAAGGACGAAATAGACTGGGCACATGGCgggaagacaaagaaaaggggaagaaCATTCAGCTTCGTGACTGGATCACCGTGCTGGAGAGAGACGGCCGGGAGGCCAAGGCGTTGCAACACGCTTATATAAACTTGGACAATTCGAACCCTAAATAA